CAGCAGTTTGCTCAGAACCCCTCGGTTTTCAACTCCTAGGATATGTTAAAGAAGAAAGCActattttaatgtttgtttttttaaaaaaataattaaaataatttgcatagCTAAACTGTTGATCTAAGGCTTCTATGAATGGTGTGGTTATGTCTGACAATGTCCATTAAACAGAGAAAGACACTAGGAAAGCCCcataacattttttattgtttccGTAACACATGCGTGCACACACAACCCTCTCTCTAAGGAAGGGAGCACCCCTTTGGTGGAGGATGTCAGGACATCCTGCCCTTTCCTACACCTGGTTGGTCCAGCAAACACCAGTGACCGCAGTTTCCATGGCCTAGGGGGTCCCCTACAGGTTaccaccagctccagggacaTCAAGGCAAGCGAGCACAGCTCACACCCAGATGCGACACGGAGGTTCCTGGATATCAAGTGTCCATCCTAGTGCATTCACACACACAGTCACGTGCTCCAAGTCCAGCTGCACCTGGAtatcccagcctctccctgggagccctggccctgaggagcagctggggtgcTTGATGGTAGGGCCAGGACCAGGCTCTGCACTCCTGGGGCTGACAGGGGGGCCACTCCCTGCGTGGGGAAAGGCACTTCCCCACaagagctctgctttcccagctccacacaCCTCATAGCTCTCCTCCTTCTCACTGGGAATGAGCACAGGAGGCTGCCACATGTGCTCCTTCCCACAACAAGAGGattccatcctccctccagctgctcagcatccagagcagctcctgctctggcgGAATGTCCTGATGGAACACATCCATCCGGTGCCACCTGGGTCAGCCACAGGCCACCTCCATAGTTGGCCCTGCTCCTAGGCTAGACTTTGGTCAACCACCTGCTCCTCCCCACACAGACAACCCAACAAGTGACCACTGCATGATGGAGgccagctttttattttttttaatatggaaattaatttaaaagtagaaagaaaGACTCCCCGGACAATAAATATTATGCCTTCATGAAATAAATTAACGTAGAGATTCTGTGCAGGGGAAAGTCTCTCTAGTCACAGATTCAACAATAACTGGCACTGGtccagtgtcccctcccagccttcTCCACTGCCTGGTGCTgttcagaagcagcagcaagccCATCCACCCCTGGATCTGGTGGGCCACAGCAGGGTGAGACATGGCCTTcacacagcctggcaggatATGGGGAAGTCAGCAGGATTCCCCTCTGATGGCCACCAAGACATGGGGGATTGCTCCACTCATCTGGCCTGGCACACAGAGGTGGCATCAGACCCACAGGGCCAACCTACCTTGGACGGGACCCTCCAGAAGGGCCTGGGGGAAGCCCCCaccagagccctggcacaggaacctGCCTGGAGCCCTCAAACTAGTCTCATGTGAATTGGAAGAGGGAGACAAATTGTGgggtattttccttttttttatcttttttttttttttcttcttttatttgacatcaatcccctccctccctgccccaacATACACAATGTAGATGCCTCCCAACTCCCTCCCCACCAAAAACACTTTGTCCCCAACCTGTGGTGGAGTCACCCCTGGCCCACCCCTCTCGCAGTGAGAGAAGTTCACAGATAAGGCAGTTCATGTGAGAGGGAGCTCGGCCCTGCCAGCAGTCAAGCCCGTGCCTCCAGGCCTGAGAGGGGCAGTGACTCACAACACCAAGCCTCCACAGCCAGACAAGACAGAgaacagagacagacagacagacggagCGTGGGGGGAGGCACTCCTACAGTTTGCGttgctgcttccctcctccccGACTCTTGCTCCCTCGCCTCTCAAAGGTCCACTCTATccctttcccatctcccagcccCTAATACAATTCTTATCCTTGACAGctaaagaacaacaaaacaaaacgagAAGAACAAAACCACCCCCACGCCACACCCTTCGCATCCTTCTCCACCCACTGCCGTGGCCCAGAGGGAAAATCCTGACTCCCAAAAAGGTCCTGCAACTTTTGCCTCCTGGCGGAGCTGAGAccaagcaggagctgggcctttttatttccctgtgatCTCTATGACATCGTCGTCTTTGTCCTCGTCATTAGAGCTGCATCCCACCTCTGGGACCTCCTGGGGTTCAAACTGAGGCACCTGGGACCGAAGGAGACCCCCAGCCGGGTAGCCCGAGTGAGGGGACACGTAGCCAGGGTAGGCAGATGCCATGCTCCTGGGAAGGCTGCTAGGCAGGAtgggggctgggaaaggagcgAACATCCTGGGCTCGGGCAGGAGTGACTGCGTGAAGGGAAGCGAGTAATTGGGCAGCACCCCTGCCAGAGAAGGGTTTAGCATGAATGAGGGGACGCTGGCGGTGGCTGAGGTAGCAGCAGAAGAGCTGGCGGTGCCGGCTGTCAGCAGAGGGTCAGTAGTCACAGGGAACACCAGATGAGGGTCTGGGAGTAAATTGGGCAGCTGGTAATAAGAGGAGCCAGTGCCCATGTACAAGGAGTTTCCTGGCTGGGAGGCAAATGGATGGGTTAGGTTGTGGTTTAAAGAGACAGGAGGCATGGTGAACCCACCAGAGACGGGGTACCCGTGTTCGTACGGCTGCACGGACGACGGCAGCTGGCGCTTCTTCTGCTGCCTCCGCGATTGCTCCTCCGCAGCCGACGGCGACGTCGACTTGCGCTTGTTGCCCCGTAAGTCCAACACCGGGTGGGCGTCGCCGTGCTGGCTGGTGGCTGGCAGGGCCGAGGACACGGAGGGAGCCGTGCAGGGAGCCCCCAGGCGCTGCTCGGCGCCCCGGGCGGCGCCGGGCGCggggtcgggggggggggggggggggggggggggggggggggggggggggggggggggggggggggggggggggggggggggggggggggggggggggggggggggggggggggggggggggggggggggggggggggggggggggggggggggggggggggggggggggggggggggggggggggggggggggggggggggggggggggggggggggggggggggggggggggggggggggggggggggggggggggggggggggggggggggggggggggggggggggggggggggggggggggggggggggggggggggggggggggggggggggggggggggggggggggggggggggggggggggggggggggggggggggggggggggggggggggggggggggggggggggggggggggggggggggggggggggggggggggggggggggggggggggggggggggggggggggggggggggggggggggggggggggggggggggggggggggggggggggggggggggggggggggggggggggggggggggggggggggggggggggggggggggggggggggggggggggggggggggggggggggggggggggggggggggggggggggggggggggggggggggggggggggggggggggggggggggggggggggggggggggggggggggggggggggggggggtgcgggCGCCGTGCGGCTGCGCCGCGGTCGTGCTGGGAGAGCCGTGGCGGGACTCGcgcgccgccgccgcctccgCGTACTGCTGCAGCTCGCTGATGATCTCGGGGCTGTCGGGGGAGATGGGCCGAGTCAGCTCCTCGGCGCTGGGCAGCTGCGGGGATGAGGCACTGTGTCTGCCATTGCTCGTGGACTCcagggaagagctctgggagcctGCAAACAAGCAAATGAGACGGGTGAGAAGGCCAAGAGGCAACAGCGGAAAGGAAGATAGGAATATCTTGGGGATATGGCAGGGTCAGCTGCAAACACAGACATGATGGAATACACCAGGGAACAGTGCCCCAGACACCCCAGCAGGAAAGCACATGTGCAAGCCCCAGACAGCATCCACAGGCCCCTACCTGAGGCAGCTGTCCGACGGTCTTCATTGCCCTTTGGCTTCCCAGTGGTCCGTATGGCAAAGATCCGACCGTCGCTGGTCCGGATGTACGTCCCTGGAACAGAGAGATAATTTCATTTAACAACTTCATTACAACTCCAGTCTCAGCTCGGGACCTGGATCTATAAGCCTGCAAGGCTCCTTGGGCAAGAATaggacagcagtgctgcacaggcCCAGTGGAGGACTCCTACCCCCCTCCTCATCCTTCACTTTCACCCTTCCAGCTTTCCTGGACTAGAGATCACCTCCTCCCAGTTTGCCAGTTCTCCCAGTGTGCCAGTGGGAAATGTGGAACTTCACACTTGAAACAGTTTGCTCTGGGAAAACCAGGGAGTGTTTGGCTGCCTCAGGACTGGCAGTGAGTGTTGTGAGAAGGAAGAACTGAGCCACAAAGTCCAACAGCTTCTctcagggacaggagctgccacagctgcaaCTGACATGCAGCATCAGCACACCCAGGGCATGGGCTGCAACAGAGTCACTGCAAACTGCAGTGACTGCAGACCTCCTTCCcctcttgcttctttttttctcaagggATTGATTAATGCCtttacataattttctttcctaattaGCACTGGCTAGGAACCTATCCACAAATCTTAGCAGGACAGAATTACCTTTTGTCCCTCTGATGATGTGGATGCTCTCGCCAGCACTGATTCTTGCTTGTACATCAGTGGATGTGTTTGTACCCGGAATCACAATATCTGGCAGTggggaaagaaacagaatagTGCCCGTTAAACTACAtgccagccacagccaggagagggcaGGTGCACCACCAACCCCTTTTTTGCAGTGTAGCTGTCTCTCCTGTGTGATGTGCTATAAGCAAGCCCTGGGTTTATTTCTACACAgcacaggaaggcagcagaggctcCAAGGAAGCAAAAGCCATGCTGTCCTGGCATAGCATCTCCAGAAACACCAGCGACAGTATTGCAGGTCCTATCAGGGAAAGTTCACCCCCAACAATCCAGGTCCATGGCTCTTGTATACCTGCAGGGAAAGTCCTCCAGGCACAGAGGAACTACTCAAATACAGAGAGACAGTATCTTTGCCTCTGATACCCATCTGCTCACAGCCCATGCGGACATCAACAACCCATCCTGATCCTCAGTTCGTTCACCATGGGCATCACAACCCAACCCACTTTGAACAGCAGCAACTCACCCGTGGTGGTAACAATCTTCTGCACAAAGACACCAGCTCGCTGTAGGTAGTTGATGGGAAAGTTGACAGCAGGGTTGGAACTTGAGGCTGATCCTGCACCACCCATGGGGACATGCCGGGGCATCATTGGAATGGGAGTGGACTGAACTGGGCGGACGCTTGCCACTGGTTTGTCCTCACCCTTGAGGGCTGGTCGCCTAgtgagagaggagggaggagagtgCAGCACCCATCCCACAGTGATAAGCATCCTTTGCCCCCTCATTTCATGTCTACAGCatggggagaaaggaaggggcaGGTGCTCACCAGTTCCTCTGGCTAAAGGCAGGGATGCTTGTCAGACTCTGGTCACTGGCTGGGTAATACTGTGCGTAGGACGGCCGGGTGTAGGGGACGGACGCTCGCTTCTCCTCCTCATAGCTCTTCTTGgctgctttcttctctgccttGGTCAGCTTGTGCTCCTTCCGGTCGATCAGCAGTGACTCGTGCTGAAAAGGCTCCTGCAACCCCACAGCAGCGCGGTTCTGGCACCCACACACCGCAAGAGGGAACCAGCACaccctgaacagcagcagccactccCCGTGGCTGCCTGtctccttcccaggctggcagagccGGCCATGGCAAAGCATGTGTAGGGGGCACTGCTGTGGATGTCACCAAGGCTCATCTTGAAGGGTGACAGTCAGCTAATGCCATCACCTAGCAGCCAAGGCCATCACTTACCACGAGCACACAGCAAAACCCAGGAGCTTTGGACAGGCCAAGAGCACAAGCATGGAGCCTGCCACAGCCCCCAGGGCcccacagcacctggcacaggtgcagCATCACCCCACCAGTAACACTCctgacagcacagcccagtgctgtcTGTCCCAGCTTCGGTTTAAAGCCACCCCAGGGAAAGAGCTGGCAGCAAGCTGGGACACTCCACTGCCACCTTCTTGCCCAGCACCAAGTTAAAGAAAGGGGTGCCTGACAACCTGCCCCCAAACCTGTACCGGACAGAGGTGTTTCTAAATGAGTGGAAGATAtcacagggaagggcagggatcTTTGGCTCCTCTCTAGAGAATTTTCTGCCTATTCCCACCAGCACCTAGGTGCATCCTTCTTGCCAGCATGGCCCATCACACTGCTGGACTCCTCCAGGCCCACTCCTgcctgtgcagtgcagtgccagGAAAGAAGCAGACTAGTCTTACCTTGGTGATGAGGTGAGGATACTTGAGACAGGCTAATTGTAGAACAGACTCCTTCATCTTGCTTGGATTGagggagagctgagcagggTCAGATTCTTCTTCCACAAAATGCAGCAGGTTCTCCACCTCCCGTCGAGTGAAGTTCAGCACTGGGTTCAGATCATCCACCACCCGATCTGGAAAAGAGAGGGAGTGGAGTAAGCAAACAAGGGAAGAGATCAGCACTGCTTGCCTGTTGCCCTTCCTATGCTTCTGTCCTAAAACAGCTCCCTCCTTGCAATCTACACAATCCTCAGAAGTAATCTGTAAATGTCAgggcaagaagaaaaatcattatGTTCAGAGTTGAGCCTGTTTGACCAAGTCAGGCTGACAAGTGCCTGTGCTCCAGactgcacagcaaagctgtgCAGGTCACCAAGCTCCTGACAAACAGGAACACAAAACTAATTATGGATAATGTCCCACCTCATGTAACAAGGCTGTAAACATACGTGTCCTGGGACAGAACTGTAGCCACATCAGTATGTGTTCTCCCACAAATCCCACCAAAAGGGCTCAAAATAATAACTATATACTAAAGTGGAAAGTTCAGAAAAGCAGCCACATTCCCTCACTCACGAGAGCCTGAATGTTTTCCTTGAACATTCCCTCCTGCACATAGGTCAAATGGGAGCACATGGAAAAAACACCTCTATCCAGGactctgctgggagccaagCCAGCTGACAGAGGACTCCACCTCAAGTGCACAACAGTGAACTGAGCTGATCACGCTGGGCTGCTGCCTCAGGAGTTTTGAGCAAAGAAGGACACAGAGCTCTCTTTGGGTCACCACAACCCTCAGCTGCACATTCTATGAGAGCAGCATGACAGCTGGCACAAGCCAGCACAAAAGATACTTTTGGTACAAAGGCACGTCAGAACCACAATGAATTAATTATTCTTGGCACCTAAGCAAGCACTGTCAGTCAAAAGTATCAATATATGTTTTAATTTAGCTATTTTCCCTCTCTTACTGCAGGAAAAATGAGATACGGAGTTAAGTAGTAATAACACCCAGTTTAAGATGAGCAATATccaggcagaggggaaaacaggAGCAACCCCCTAAGTCTCTGGTCTGTTGCAGTAGCCAGAAAAGGAGCAGGGGAAGTAAATGGCACAGCAGAGGACTGGCACCACTTGCTGCAGGATGCTGGCTCTACCACCATGAATTTCTTACAGGATCCCAGGTCAGGATAGTGCCTGTCACCTCTTTGCCTGTTTTtcaaccttaaaaaaaacaagttacAAAATCCACAGAAACAAGACTTCCAGGAGCTAAGAGGAGAAAGCTGAGAGTGAAACATTGTGCTCTCCATGCTTACCTGACATGCCCTGCTTGGAGATCTGACGGTCATAGATCTTCTTCTCCAGGGTGTAATCAGAAACCAGCCTGTAGATGTGGCACGGCTTCTTCTGCCCGTAGCGGTACACCCGACACACGGCCTGGGCATCGTGGCACGGGTTCCAGGAAGCATCAAACACCACCACTCTGTTTGCTCCAATGAGGTTGACACCCAAACACCCAGCACTGGAAAATTAAGGCAAAtttcaaactgctgctgtggTCAATTTCCAGAACTTCCAGGTAGGGGCAACCATCACAGCCAAGAGTGCATAAAGGGTATATGGAAAATTTCCTCCAGTCAAACTTTAAACCCAAGTTTGGTTTCCAAGACTGTTAAGCTGTTGTAGAGGCCTAAGGCTGAAATCCTATATCCCTAAGGAATTCAGAGGCAGATGGCATTATCATACCAGGGAGAGCATATTACAAAGGAAGTTAAGAACTGAAAACCCAGACACATCCAGAACATCAGTATGATTCCTCCCCTGTGCCCTTCTGCTCTGGCCAACTCACCGTGTGGACAAAAGGAAGAGCCAAACAGAGGTGTTGCTGGGATCATTGAACTGGTTAATCAGCCGTTCCCTTTCTGAGGCAGACGTGCTGCCATCTAGCCCTGAGAAGGGAATTAAAGACACATGTAAAAGCTCTGTATTTTTGGGGGATTTCTATCAGAACAAACCTGCTTTCTGAACACTGAGCTTTGAAACTGGTTCCAAACCAATTCAAGTAATGTACTCCAGGATCTCAACTGGACCACTCTGTACCCGTAATATTGCCCAAAAAGGCAGGTGCAATGCAGCCAGCCAGACTGGAACTTCATCAACTGAAAGATCAAGTAAATATTACTCAAGGCCAGTCCTGGGAGCACTACAACACATCTAGCCCTTTAAGGCTCTGCTTTAGGCAAGGTGAATAGCAAGCAGGAACAACAGGAACAAAGGCCTCATGTATGCAGGAAGCTCCAGGAatcaagagaaagcaaaattgTAAAGCCTTTGGCAAACCCTCAGAAACTAGACCTAAGCACAGAGAGTGCTGGTGTAAAGGAGTGCAGGGGATGTCATGTCTCTGTTCCTGGGCAGCAGTTTGCTTCTGGCAGCTCTGCAAAAATCAGGAACACCATGTCCATCACTCTTCTCAGTCCTGGTCTGCAAAGTAGCCACACAAAGCAGTAACCCACACCAGAGAAAGATTTAAAActggggaagaagggagaggaaTTCACAGCCTTGAGCAAGTGAAAGCATTCCACAGTGATTCTGGTTTTGGAAGCAAGATCTAGCAAACAGCCCAACAGGAAGCAAAAAGTATCTTTTGCAACTTTAAACAAGCAGCAGTGTGTAAGTGAAATGTCAAAGATATCTAACATCTTCTAAATAAGATGCCAAAAGAGGATTTGGAAATTACTGCTTAGTTGCCGCCAAAGATGTCTAACATCTTATAAATAAGATGCCAAAAAGAGGATTTGGAAATTACTGCTTAGTTGCTATCATCTTCCAAAACAACTCAAGTAAGAGCAGTCTGAAAGAGGTACATCAGGAGAATGCTTCATCAGAGCATTTTCACACccaaagacaacaaaaagaagATGGTGGACAACTTTCAGGAATTAGTCCTTCACATGATCAGTGTCACAACAAAAGAGAGGAGGACTGGATGCACTCACTGTAGTAGTTGATGTTTCGGACCCAGTTATGAACTCCTCCATCTGAGCAACTTTCAGGAATTAGTCCTTCACACAATCAGTGTCACAACAAAAGAGAGGAGGACTGGATGCACTCACTGTAGTAGTTGATGTTTCGGACCCAGTTATGAACTCCTCCATCTGAGCCTGGAGGACTCGGCATTGGTCTCTTTGCCAAAAACTCTTCAATGACAGATAAGGTGGACAAGCTCTGGCTGCAAAACCAAGATCTCTGTTGAGGAAAAagccccccagcagcagaagtggaGTATCAGAACCCTTCCCCAACCATGACAGTGCTGATGGTTGTCAAACCCTATTTGTGCAGCACAACCCTCACTAGTGAATGTGACAGTGGCAGAAGTATAAAATCCACAGATGAAAATCCACATTAATACAACAACGGAGAAAAGGGGAGCTGCCATACCATTCATCCTATGTAAAAACCTCCCAGTACCAGGGAGGGGATCCAATTACTCCAGTAATGACTACAGGATCAGTTTGTGATACTCTGCTTACCTGAAGACCAAGATCTTGTCTCCAAGCTTAACACTTTCCTCAATTAGGTGGAAAAGTAACACCATCTTGGGTGAGTTCTCCAGGACTCCCGTCTGGTAATCACACAAGATGTCTTTGGCCTACCAAGAAACAGGAGACTATTAAAGGTGGAGTTGCTCATTCCCTGTTTAGTTCAACAATCCTGTCTCAAGGTGAGAGAAACAAATCACAGCAATGAGGTTATTTACATCCAGCTGTTTGAGGTGACAATGTTAGTCCCAACTACTGCTGCTACCTCCCATTGCAGAAGCTCCAAATGACAAACTTCCATCAATGAGTGTACTCGTAACCTCTCATGACTCTTTCACCTCAAGAGCTTTCCTCCATCCTTTAGATTTACCACCATCTCATTTAGATCAAACTTCACCCTAGCACGTTTATTTAGAATAACGAAGTCCACGGCATTTTGGTCAGAGAACGACGACATAAGAGTGTCTCTGCACTTCTACCTCATGAGAGTCACAAACCCCTCCTAGAACCTTGCTGATCTGCTTATCAAGATGCTCTGTGGTAAACAGAACTTAGGAGAAACCACAACTGAAACAGAAGAGTCTCCTCTTTGCTCTGCTTCAGAAAACTGTCCAGCCTTTCAGACTCCCCAAATGAGGAGCTTCCCAGCAGTGACACTCACCCACTCATAAGTTACGACCTGATTTGCTCTCTCCTGAAAAGGGTTGAAGCCAACACTCTGGAGGAACTTGCTATTAGTAGCTTCTCCAACTGGTGATGCCAAAGCATTACTCTCTGTTTTAACTTTAATTCCCTGAGGCTGGCAGCGGGAATTAGTGTTTGCTGTGCCAAGGTCATCCACATCCAAATCCTGCTCGTTTGCCAGATTCTCCTTTTGCAGAGCTTCATACAACACATCTGGATGGTTCCAGATCTGAAGGGATAAAGAAAGGAAGTAGTTAGACCTGCACTGGTCTGCTGCTTGCCAATGACTGTGACCTGACAGCCCCCAAAGGAAAGAACTAATACTTCTTCTGGGCTCGCAAATCTTTAAACATGTCCAATTCTTTCCTTGTGAACAAACCAGGAGGTCACCATGCACCCCACACAGCACAAAGGCAGAAGAAGCCGCCTGTTTGCACTAAGCAGGTAAAGTTATGGAGTTTAAGATACCAGCCCAGATTGTTTCAGCTGATGCCAGCAGGTTTCTTGCACAGTTTGAAAGAGACATTTAACATCCCTGAACACCAGTTCTGGAAGCAAAGACAACAATACTGTTGAAAGACTGCAGCACTCTGGGGAGATATGACGTCCCTGGCCAACCATACTTTCACCTCCTCTTTCCACTTATATTCCCCTTTCCCCAACATATTAGAATCTTTCTTTG
This DNA window, taken from Ficedula albicollis isolate OC2 chromosome 12, FicAlb1.5, whole genome shotgun sequence, encodes the following:
- the RAD54L2 gene encoding helicase ARIP4 isoform X2, with product MLLLDESQQFPDQPRDAMFSGDQAEHAEDGEWQRSTSTTSSQSERAEQLLQNQHKSLASEDTKKKRAQKPSHMRRNIRKLLREDQLEAVTKAAQQEELERRKRLEQQRKDYPASIPTVPLEFLPEDIVFRTAEATQLPPQVLAEEVICLDSTSSGSEDDTKGKNSIKDEVIELSSGEDDALQIVDSSDSGNEGEEDGGEESSGSHVNDALNQSDALGQVVVNINHPPNEEDIFLAPQLAHAVKPHQIGGIRFLYDNLVESLERFKTSSGFGCILAHSMGLGKTIQVISFLDVLFRHTEAKTVLAIVPVNTLQNWLAEFNMWLPAPENLPADYNSKEVQPRTFKVHILNDEHKTTAARAKVVNDWVTEGGVLLMGYEMYRLLSLKKSFATGRKKRTKKQTGPVIIDLDEEDRQQELLKGIEKALSRPGPDVVICDEGHRIKNCHASTSQALKNIRSRRRVVLTGYPLQNNLIEYWCMVDFVRPDFLGSRQEFSNMFERPILNGQCIDSTPQDVRLMRYRSHVLHSLLEGFVQRRGHNVLKVQLPSKEEHVILVRLSKIQRALYTEFMNRFRDAGNSGWLGLNPLKAFCVCCKIWNHPDVLYEALQKENLANEQDLDVDDLGTANTNSRCQPQGIKVKTESNALASPVGEATNSKFLQSVGFNPFQERANQVVTYEWAKDILCDYQTGVLENSPKMVLLFHLIEESVKLGDKILVFSQSLSTLSVIEEFLAKRPMPSPPGSDGGVHNWVRNINYYRLDGSTSASERERLINQFNDPSNTSVWLFLLSTRAGCLGVNLIGANRVVVFDASWNPCHDAQAVCRVYRYGQKKPCHIYRLVSDYTLEKKIYDRQISKQGMSDRVVDDLNPVLNFTRREVENLLHFVEEESDPAQLSLNPSKMKESVLQLACLKYPHLITKEPFQHESLLIDRKEHKLTKAEKKAAKKSYEEEKRASVPYTRPSYAQYYPASDQSLTSIPAFSQRNWRPALKGEDKPVASVRPVQSTPIPMMPRHVPMGGAGSASSSNPAVNFPINYLQRAGVFVQKIVTTTDIVIPGTNTSTDVQARISAGESIHIIRGTKGTYIRTSDGRIFAIRTTGKPKGNEDRRTAASGSQSSSLESTSNGRHSASSPQLPSAEELTRPISPDSPEIISELQQYAEAAAARESRHGSPSTTAAQPHGARTDPAPGAARGAEQRLGAPCTAPSVSSALPATSQHGDAHPVLDLRGNKRKSTSPSAAEEQSRRQQKKRQLPSSVQPYEHGYPVSGGFTMPPVSLNHNLTHPFASQPGNSLYMGTGSSYYQLPNLLPDPHLVFPVTTDPLLTAGTASSSAATSATASVPSFMLNPSLAGVLPNYSLPFTQSLLPEPRMFAPFPAPILPSSLPRSMASAYPGYVSPHSGYPAGGLLRSQVPQFEPQEVPEVGCSSNDEDKDDDVIEITGK
- the RAD54L2 gene encoding helicase ARIP4 isoform X1, translating into MSDESISGSDPDLDPDLEQEDMEEEEEEDEEEAMEEDNDGDDEEDLLDESDQPRDAMFSGDQAEHAEDGEWQRSTSTTSSQSERAEQLLQNQHKSLASEDTKKKRAQKPSHMRRNIRKLLREDQLEAVTKAAQQEELERRKRLEQQRKDYPASIPTVPLEFLPEDIVFRTAEATQLPPQVLAEEVICLDSTSSGSEDDTKGKNSIKDEVIELSSGEDDALQIVDSSDSGNEGEEDGGEESSGSHVNDALNQSDALGQVVVNINHPPNEEDIFLAPQLAHAVKPHQIGGIRFLYDNLVESLERFKTSSGFGCILAHSMGLGKTIQVISFLDVLFRHTEAKTVLAIVPVNTLQNWLAEFNMWLPAPENLPADYNSKEVQPRTFKVHILNDEHKTTAARAKVVNDWVTEGGVLLMGYEMYRLLSLKKSFATGRKKRTKKQTGPVIIDLDEEDRQQELLKGIEKALSRPGPDVVICDEGHRIKNCHASTSQALKNIRSRRRVVLTGYPLQNNLIEYWCMVDFVRPDFLGSRQEFSNMFERPILNGQCIDSTPQDVRLMRYRSHVLHSLLEGFVQRRGHNVLKVQLPSKEEHVILVRLSKIQRALYTEFMNRFRDAGNSGWLGLNPLKAFCVCCKIWNHPDVLYEALQKENLANEQDLDVDDLGTANTNSRCQPQGIKVKTESNALASPVGEATNSKFLQSVGFNPFQERANQVVTYEWAKDILCDYQTGVLENSPKMVLLFHLIEESVKLGDKILVFSQSLSTLSVIEEFLAKRPMPSPPGSDGGVHNWVRNINYYRLDGSTSASERERLINQFNDPSNTSVWLFLLSTRAGCLGVNLIGANRVVVFDASWNPCHDAQAVCRVYRYGQKKPCHIYRLVSDYTLEKKIYDRQISKQGMSDRVVDDLNPVLNFTRREVENLLHFVEEESDPAQLSLNPSKMKESVLQLACLKYPHLITKEPFQHESLLIDRKEHKLTKAEKKAAKKSYEEEKRASVPYTRPSYAQYYPASDQSLTSIPAFSQRNWRPALKGEDKPVASVRPVQSTPIPMMPRHVPMGGAGSASSSNPAVNFPINYLQRAGVFVQKIVTTTDIVIPGTNTSTDVQARISAGESIHIIRGTKGTYIRTSDGRIFAIRTTGKPKGNEDRRTAASGSQSSSLESTSNGRHSASSPQLPSAEELTRPISPDSPEIISELQQYAEAAAARESRHGSPSTTAAQPHGARTDPAPGAARGAEQRLGAPCTAPSVSSALPATSQHGDAHPVLDLRGNKRKSTSPSAAEEQSRRQQKKRQLPSSVQPYEHGYPVSGGFTMPPVSLNHNLTHPFASQPGNSLYMGTGSSYYQLPNLLPDPHLVFPVTTDPLLTAGTASSSAATSATASVPSFMLNPSLAGVLPNYSLPFTQSLLPEPRMFAPFPAPILPSSLPRSMASAYPGYVSPHSGYPAGGLLRSQVPQFEPQEVPEVGCSSNDEDKDDDVIEITGK
- the RAD54L2 gene encoding helicase ARIP4 isoform X3, whose protein sequence is MSDESISGSDPDLDPDLEQEDMEEEEEEDEEEAMEEDNDGDDEEDLLDESDQPRDAMFSGDQAEHAEDGEWQRSTSTTSSQSERAEQLLQNQHKSLASEDTKKKRAQKPSHMRRNIRKLLREDQLEAVTKAAQQEELERRKRLEQQRKDYPASIPTVPLEFLPEDIVFRTAEATQLPPQVLAEEVICLDSTSSGSEDDTKGKNSIKDEVIELSSGEDDALQIVDSSDSGNEGEEDGGEESSGSHVNDALNQSDALGQVVVNINHPPNEEDIFLAPQLAHAVKPHQIGGIRFLYDNLVESLERFKTSSGFGCILAHSMGLGKTIQVISFLDVLFRHTEAKTVLAIVPVNTLQNWLAEFNMWLPAPENLPADYNSKEVQPRTFKVHILNDEHKTTAARAKVVNDWVTEGGVLLMGYEMYRLLSLKKSFATGRKKRTKKQTGPVIIDLDEEDRQQELLKGIEKALSRPGPDVVICDEGHRIKNCHASTSQALKNIRSRRRVVLTGYPLQNNLIEYWCMVDFVRPDFLGSRQEFSNMFERPILNGQCIDSTPQDVRLMRYRSHVLHSLLEGFVQRRGHNVLKVQLPSKEEHVILVRLSKIQRALYTEFMNRFRDAGNSGWLGLNPLKAFCVCCKIWNHPDVLYEALQKENLANEQDLDVDDLGTANTNSRCQPQGIKVKTESNALASPVGEATNSKFLQSVGFNPFQERANQVVTYEWAKDILCDYQTGVLENSPKMVLLFHLIEESVKLGDKILVFSQSLSTLSVIEEFLAKRPMPSPPGSDGGVHNWVRNINYYRLDGSTSASERERLINQFNDPSNTSVWLFLLSTRAGCLGVNLIGANRVVVFDASWNPCHDAQAVCRVYRYGQKKPCHIYRLVSDYTLEKKIYDRQISKQGMSDRVVDDLNPVLNFTRREVENLLHFVEEESDPAQLSLNPSKMKESVLQLACLKYPHLITKEPFQHESLLIDRKEHKLTKAEKKAAKKSYEEEKRASVPYTRPSYAQYYPASDQSLTSIPAFSQRNWRPALKGEDKPVASVRPVQSTPIPMMPRHVPMGGAGSASSSNPAVNFPINYLQRAGVFVQKIVTTTDIVIPGTNTSTDVQARISAGESIHIIRGTKGTYIRTSDGRIFAIRTTGKPKGNEDRRTAASGSQSSSLESTSNGRHSASSPQLPSAEELTRPISPDSPEIISELQQYAEAAAARESRHGSPSTTAAQPHGARTDPAPGAARGAEQRLGAPCTAPSVSSALPATSQHGDAHPVLDLRGNKRKSTSPSAAEEQSRRQQKKRQLPSSVQPYEHGYPVSGVENRGVLSKLLDNLSLDAPWK